ACGCCACCACCAACTAAAAAGCCTAAGAAACCACCAATTCCTAAAGTTGTTGGGATGCTCTTGACTTTGGTGGGTTCGGGAATGATTGTCGGTGTTCGGGCAACCGTCAAGCTACTAACAGTTTCTGCCTCTGCGGTTTTAGAGTCTGTCAGTTTAGCCTGCATTTGATCGTAAACTGCTTTTTTTAGAGCTACTTCCTGTTCTAAACGCGATCGCTCTAACTGTTTGTTTGGTATTAAAGAATACTCTTGTCTTAGTCGAACTTCTTCGCGGATTTGCTGTGCTAACTGTTGTTGCAGCGTATCCCGTTGGGTTTGCAAAGTTACCATCTGATTTGCTAACCCTTGTCTGGCTGGGTCTAAGTTACTTTGAGCGCGAATTCCCGAAATATCTCCAGAAAAAGGTGCGGCTGCACCACCGCCACCAATCACTTCGTTAGCACGTTGTTGGATTAATAGTTCTGTGGCTTCTTTTTGACGTTGTAACTGAATCATCGTAGGATGTTCAGGTCGTAAATCTTTGCGTAGCAAGGCAATTTGCGATTCTGTTTGATATAACTGTGTTCGCAAATTACCCAAAATTGGGTCAGCACTTAAAGCCGAAGAAATATAAGCTTTATTAACATCTAAACCTAACTTTGCTTGCAAACTGCGAATTTGGGCATCAATCCCCGCAATATTTAATTGAATTTGTCGTTGTTGATTTTGGCTATTAGTGATTCCTGCTAATAAACTACCATTCTCTGCGGATAAGATTGCTGGTCGTTCGCGGCGATCGTACTGCTCTAATCTTTTTTCTGCGGTTTGCAATTCTGTTCTCGCTTGAGGTACCCGTTCTTCAATTTTTTGAATAATTGCTTTTAACCTTCCCGTGTTAATCTCACCACTCAGCTTGATCATTGCCTGCATTAATTCCTGAAGCACCTCTTGGGCGCGTTTAGGATCAGTATCTTTATATTTCAGATCAATAACTGTAGATGCAACTTCTCCAGCCTTAGCTTTTTCGGGTAATTTCAAGGCAACATTTGTACCAATTGTTTTTGGCTTAACATTAACTTTTGTGGCGACAGTTTCAATAATCTGATCTGACAGCAAAGCACCCTCACTTAATTCTTGCCCTTGCTGCTGAATTTCATTCCCCGTCAGCGAAAATGAAACTGGTGGACGATTATAAGTTAATGCAGCATCTGCTATGTAGTTAATCGGTGGATCTGGCTGTACAGCTACTACTGTTGACCCGGCGACAACTAGCGCAAAACTACCTAGTCCAATCCACTTGTACTTCTCGAATGCAATTAGATAGCGTTTAACAATTGGTGGGGTCATAGCAGAGGCATATAGAAATAAGCGAGAGAAAGCTGGTTAATAGTCAATGGTCAAGAGTCAACTGTCATTTATGTTTCGCCAAGCCAAACAAATAAAATGCACTAATTGGAGCCACCGCCAAAAAATTGGAAGAAGCGAATAAAACTTTGAACATCAAAGAACGGCCGAGTAATTGTACTGAAGATATTAGTGATTCTAGTAATTAGGTTGCGACCAACAACAATAACATCATTATCTTGTAAGGGGACATTTTGAGAGATATCACCAGAAAGTGCTTTTTTAGCATCCAGTTTTTGCGTAATTGCGCGACCTCGTTCTGGGTCAAATCGAATTAGGGCAATATCTCGCAGGTTAGCTGTATCTAAATTAATCCCTCCCAAAGCGTCAATAAAAGTACTGCCATTCGGCAAGGTTTGTGTTACAAGTCCACCAGCCGCATAGTTTAACAAGCGGACGCGAATTTGCGGTACCGCCAAGGATGAGCGAGCAATTAGATTACGGTCATAACCATCATCGTTGCCGACTTCTCGACGGGGTATGATCACTGCATCCCCATCTTGCAAACGCAAATTAGGTACTGAACCGCCATTTTGCAACGCTGCATATAAGTCAATATTTTGGGAAATTACAGAACCATCCATTAATGTTCGACGTACCTGCACTTGTCGGAGGTCAGCGCTCATTGTCGAACCGCCAGCTATCAGTAAAGCATCAGCAACTCTAGGTGTGGAAGAAGTAACAGGATAAATTCCTGGACGAAAAACCTCACCGCTAATTGTAATTTGTACAGGTCGTGGTGAGAATAGAGAAACTGCGATCGCTGGATCAACCATCACTCGGCTCAAACTCAAGCGAATTTTTTCTTGAGCTTCTGCCAAACTCAAACCTTGTATGGATAAAATGCCCACCTGTGGCACAACAATATTGCCTTCGGGGCTAATTTGGGCTTGAAAACTTAAATCTTGCCGCAAGCCAGTCAATGACAAAACTACTACGGGATTAACTACATAACGATTAAATAACAAGCGAATCTTTTCTTGAGCTTCTAGCAAAGTTAAACTTTGTAGTGGCACTGTACCTAGTAGTGGCACTGCAATATTACCTTCTGGATTAATGGAAGCGGCAAAACTTAAATCTGGAAAGCGTTGAACCACAACATTAATCGAATCTCCCGGCCCTAAGCGATAAGCACCAGGAGGACGTTGAAACGCCACACTAATTACATCTCCTGGCCCTAATAGATAACGGTTGAGTTGAGAAGAAACTGCACCACTTTCATTGGGCAATACACCATCAGCATTGGGTGGTGGTGAAGGAGGCTGTAGCGGGGATTCTTCAGTCGCCGGATTTGCAGGTGGTAGCGACGGAAATTGTTGTCTTGGCGAAGTTTCAGAAGATGGTAAAGATTGAGCGACAACAGGTTGCATAGAGTTGGTCAGCCAAACACCTGCCTGAAAACTGACAAAACATAAAGTGCTAAATGCACGTACATAAGGATGGGAAGCTATAAACATCGGTGCCGTAAAGCTGTATTGAGAATTGGTTCTGCTGAGTCGTTATTTGATGTTGGAAATAACTTTTATATTGGTTTTGAGTTGCAGAATTGATTATAGAAAAGCATGAAAATTTTTATCTTGCCATTCTCTGAAATTATTGGATCAAAGATAGCAGTTTATCCACACTACTAGTTGATTTCTCATATTTTCAAACATACTTAACTATAAAGCGTTTGCCATCAATGTGGTTTGCACCGCTTCACCCAGAGACTGAGCTAAAGATTTAGTATTTTCTACTTCTCCCAAAGGCTCCATTGGTATCAAAATACTTACAGCTACCCAAGGAGTCCGATGTTTCTGCCACTGCGTCAACTGATCTGTAAAAAACCAGCGTAAAGGTGATGGGTCTCCACCATTGCGGAAAGCATACCATTGCAAGGTAGCAAAGGTATCTTGTTGTGTCGAAATCCGCAAAAATCTAGCTTTGACTCGCGCTTCTGGATGGGAAGCTGAATTTTGAGCCTGTTTCACTGGAAATTCCAGAGAGCGTTCTTGAGCTATATCCCATTTTCCCCAACGCAATCTCCCCCAGCCGTTAATCTCCGTCCATTCCACTTCAGGTTGATCCTTTGGCCCATTCTGTGGCAGTAATAGTAATATCACCTGAGTTTGCGAAGTTGCTTGTTTGAGGATTTGCAACGACCATTTATGTTCGCCAATTTGTTGTTCGCTTTGCTGAACCGTTTCCCAGCCAGGAATAGTTAATCCGGTTTTGCGTATTTTTCTTAATTCCTTGAGAGTGGTGACAGGTGGTGGCTGTTTCCATTCCCAGCGTCCACTGAAGTAACCGGAAACTCCGCCCATTGCCAATAGTAGTAGCAACAATACTAGAGCTACTATATATGTCACCTGTTTTTCTTTGAGAACCTTAGAAAAGGAAATCATCAGTAAAATTTGCAATATTTACGCAAGATTTTACTGAAAAAATGGCACTCTGAGTTCAGTAAAAGTAGCAGTCTCTAATGGGGGCTTTATAGATTACTAGGCTGAAATTGCTGGAAACGCTATGTGGATCAATGAAATTTCTCCAAACTTTTTCTGAAAAACAATTAATCTGTAACCTCTGATTTTCTGTTAGTTCTGCTCGTCTATTGGTTCTACAGCTTCTGGTTCTACTAAAAAATTGCTGTTCATCCAGTTGAGTAATGGGACTAATAATAAAAGCATACAAGCAGAGTAAACATCACCGCCCCAGCTGTCGTGTAACCATTTAAATGCGGCTTCATTACCTGTGCCATGAAAGTAACTGAGAAAAGTGTTGCGGATGATGTTGGCAGTAACGCTAATAACAACAGCCATACATATAAACCAAGCACTAATGCGGCGCGAAGCCAAAGTACCAGTCCAATACAGCAACATCAAGCTGACGTAGAGAGTGGTAAACAACATTTTTAGCCCCGCACAATAGGGAGCAACTTCTACAATGCGTCCGCTGACATAAATATTGATTTCATCAACGGTGACTTGCATCCCAATTTGGTTGAGGATGAACCCTGCTGTACCTGCAATAAAACTTTGCAAGGGTAAAGTGTAGGGAACTAATAGATATGGAACAAAGATAGGAGTTGCCAAAAATAATAATACCAAGGGAAATCCTTGTAATTGTAAGCCTGCTATGCCTTTAAACCACAGGCACAATCCGGTTAAGATGATTGGCAAAGAAAGGTTAACCCAATCGGCAATACCGCTAAGATAAAATACTCCGCCGATTAAAAGCAAAAAAGCACCCACAGGATGAGTGCTATCTGGTAAACGTTGCCACTGTTTGCGATTCAACCAACTCAGGTAAGCTGCAAATGGTATACCGATAATTCCGTGGCTAAAATATTCGTGTTCTATACTGATACTTTTGTTTAACCAACCATCAAGCCAGTGGAGCAAAAGAGGAGCATACAATAATCCCAAAACTCCTAAAATGGCTATACTCAGTAATTGTTGTGTGCTTCTAATTTGAATTTGTTGTGGAATTGCCATGATTTTAAAGTATTGAAGAATTCAGAATTCAGGATTCAGAAGACTATCAAATCAAAAGATAATAGGCGAGTATTTTATTGATTCAACCATCAGGAACCACAAATTCAATGCTGAATTCTAGCTCCTGAATCCGATTCCTGAATTCTTTGTTGTTAAACGGATAACAACTGTTGTTGTTCACCACTCATGATTGATGTAATCTCTGCCACGACTTCTTTAATTTGACTACTACTTAAACCAGGATACATGGGTAAAGATAATATCTGCTTTGCTAGTTTTTCAGATTGAGGAAAATCGCCTGGTTGATAGCCTAAGTAGGTGAATGCTGGTTGTAAATGGCAAGGAATGGGGTAGTGAATTCCGGTTTGAATTCCGGCTGCTGTGAGTTTGTCCTGAATTTGCTGGCGGCGTTCAGGTGAAGAAATATCATCAATTTTAATCACGTAGAGATGATAAACATGTCCTGTACCGCTTTGATTTTCTATGGGGATAATACCAGCAGATGCTAAGGAGGCTAATTCAGTATCGTACTGTTGGGCGATAGAATTGCGATCGCTATTCCACTGTTGTAAATGAGGTAATTTTGCCAGTAAAATTGCTGCTTGTAAGGTATCTAAGCGGCTATTTGTTCCTGATTCTATATGCACATACTTTTGCGCTGCACCGTAGTTGCGTAAGCGCACCATTTTTTGAGCAATCTCTGGATCTTTTGTAATTAGCATTCCGCCATCGCCAAAAGCCCCTAAATTTTTGCTGGGGTAGAAGCTAAAAGCAGCAGCAATACCCACAGAACCTGCCTGATACCCTTCTCGTTCAGCTAGATGGGCTTGGGCTGCATCTTCAAAAATTAAGAGTTTGTGGGTAGCCGCAAAATCCAACAACTGTTTTGGTGATACCATCTGCCCATAAAGATGGACGGGAATAATTGCTTTGGTATGAGATGTAACTACTTTAGCTGCGGCTGCTAAATCAATTAAGGCTGTCTGAGGATCACAATCAACCAGAATTGGTTTAGCCCCTACACGTAATACGCCTATTAATGTGGCGACAAAAGTGTTAGCTGGCAGAATTACTTCATCACCAACACCAATATTACAAGCTTGTAAACCAAGAGCGATCGCATCGGTTCCTGATGCTACACCTACACCATAGTCTGCACCTGATGCTGTGGCAAAGGCTGTCTCAAAATCTGCAACTGCTTTACCTAAAACAAAATCTCCTCGATGTAATACACTATTGATTGCTTGTTCTAATTGATTTTGAATTGGTTGATGTTGTAAATTCAGGTCTACGAAAGGGACTCGAACAACCATTTTATTCATTGATGATTATGCCTCAAAATCTCAATATTAAACTTGACAACAATTAAAATTAATCCTGTTGTTTAACCATAATATTTAAACAGCAATAATGGGTAAAACCTCAGTAAATATTTGGTGAATTCTGCTTTTAATTTTGATTATTTTTAATCGAAATATCACGTATTCTGAAAAATCAATATACATGTAAATTGGATTTATTTTTCTTGAATGCACGTTGTTAACTTTCTCAAGAATGGCATTTTTTATTAGTGGCTAAATACTGAACAAATCTAGACTATGTTTTGATTTTTCTCAAAACATAGCTTTCGATTCCATTAACTGAGCAACAGTATTTTTACGTAAAAAGCAAATTTTAAATCCACAATCATTGCGTAGATATATCAGAAACTCCTAGTTTTTACTCTATGTATAAAATCAACTAAGGAAAAATACTTTTATACCAATTCTAAGATTATTTTACCCAGGTAAAATTGGAAACTAACGTTCTCTGACATTAAAACTTCGCTTAATCACAACATCCTACCAGATCACGGTATTTTCCACAGTTGTATAAAATTTCTATGCGATTATTGTTTGTCGAGGGCAAAATTG
This window of the Nostoc sp. HK-01 genome carries:
- a CDS encoding lipopolysaccharide biosynthesis: MTPPIVKRYLIAFEKYKWIGLGSFALVVAGSTVVAVQPDPPINYIADAALTYNRPPVSFSLTGNEIQQQGQELSEGALLSDQIIETVATKVNVKPKTIGTNVALKLPEKAKAGEVASTVIDLKYKDTDPKRAQEVLQELMQAMIKLSGEINTGRLKAIIQKIEERVPQARTELQTAEKRLEQYDRRERPAILSAENGSLLAGITNSQNQQRQIQLNIAGIDAQIRSLQAKLGLDVNKAYISSALSADPILGNLRTQLYQTESQIALLRKDLRPEHPTMIQLQRQKEATELLIQQRANEVIGGGGAAAPFSGDISGIRAQSNLDPARQGLANQMVTLQTQRDTLQQQLAQQIREEVRLRQEYSLIPNKQLERSRLEQEVALKKAVYDQMQAKLTDSKTAEAETVSSLTVARTPTIIPEPTKVKSIPTTLGIGGFLGFLVGGGVIFLLGSLEGTFKTQEDIRDSLKQREVVLLGEIPLMPVDDLASEAVPVVFSVDSPYLEFYEKFRSNLRRLAGKDVKILLIASTGAQEGKTVSAYNLGVACARAGKRTLIIETDLRSPSRATSLKVNLDPDATIEPLRYYASLSDCIRLVPDVENLYIIPSPGPVLQSPAIIESSEMRRLMEDARERYDLVILDTSPLSYSNDPLLIQPYSDGIVLVARPNYTQESMLGEAIDQLQEAELGLLGVIINGADIEVTVPETAEPLPTSSSEPVIVEESDQVSAGVNNTYN
- a CDS encoding eight transmembrane protein EpsH, with translation MAIPQQIQIRSTQQLLSIAILGVLGLLYAPLLLHWLDGWLNKSISIEHEYFSHGIIGIPFAAYLSWLNRKQWQRLPDSTHPVGAFLLLIGGVFYLSGIADWVNLSLPIILTGLCLWFKGIAGLQLQGFPLVLLFLATPIFVPYLLVPYTLPLQSFIAGTAGFILNQIGMQVTVDEINIYVSGRIVEVAPYCAGLKMLFTTLYVSLMLLYWTGTLASRRISAWFICMAVVISVTANIIRNTFLSYFHGTGNEAAFKWLHDSWGGDVYSACMLLLLVPLLNWMNSNFLVEPEAVEPIDEQN
- a CDS encoding polysaccharide export protein; this translates as MFIASHPYVRAFSTLCFVSFQAGVWLTNSMQPVVAQSLPSSETSPRQQFPSLPPANPATEESPLQPPSPPPNADGVLPNESGAVSSQLNRYLLGPGDVISVAFQRPPGAYRLGPGDSINVVVQRFPDLSFAASINPEGNIAVPLLGTVPLQSLTLLEAQEKIRLLFNRYVVNPVVVLSLTGLRQDLSFQAQISPEGNIVVPQVGILSIQGLSLAEAQEKIRLSLSRVMVDPAIAVSLFSPRPVQITISGEVFRPGIYPVTSSTPRVADALLIAGGSTMSADLRQVQVRRTLMDGSVISQNIDLYAALQNGGSVPNLRLQDGDAVIIPRREVGNDDGYDRNLIARSSLAVPQIRVRLLNYAAGGLVTQTLPNGSTFIDALGGINLDTANLRDIALIRFDPERGRAITQKLDAKKALSGDISQNVPLQDNDVIVVGRNLITRITNIFSTITRPFFDVQSFIRFFQFFGGGSN
- a CDS encoding DegT/DnrJ/EryC1/StrS aminotransferase, with amino-acid sequence MNKMVVRVPFVDLNLQHQPIQNQLEQAINSVLHRGDFVLGKAVADFETAFATASGADYGVGVASGTDAIALGLQACNIGVGDEVILPANTFVATLIGVLRVGAKPILVDCDPQTALIDLAAAAKVVTSHTKAIIPVHLYGQMVSPKQLLDFAATHKLLIFEDAAQAHLAEREGYQAGSVGIAAAFSFYPSKNLGAFGDGGMLITKDPEIAQKMVRLRNYGAAQKYVHIESGTNSRLDTLQAAILLAKLPHLQQWNSDRNSIAQQYDTELASLASAGIIPIENQSGTGHVYHLYVIKIDDISSPERRQQIQDKLTAAGIQTGIHYPIPCHLQPAFTYLGYQPGDFPQSEKLAKQILSLPMYPGLSSSQIKEVVAEITSIMSGEQQQLLSV